In a genomic window of Flavobacterium crassostreae:
- a CDS encoding TonB-dependent receptor yields the protein MRTVYKILVIFGIAMLAQKVSAQNATVTATVADAQSPLPGATVVLSTNHSTTTDFTGEFVINDIKPGAYQLQISYIGYALKVLDITLKPNQRLNLGMVYLTTNSKELNEIVITGSLRNSEARALNMQKKAMSIVNVIAADGIGKLPDRNAAETVQRISGVSIEKDQGEGRFVSVRGLPPFWSSTTINGNRIPTAEEETTSRATAFDFFPSDLIAYVEATKAITPDMDGDAIGGSVNFITQTAPSQKTFKASVFSGYNQKADKGIYSGSVTMGNKSKNKKWGYIVNGTYWNRNWATDNYEARRKGDQGIYRLELRDYTGVRKTMGLNGAMEFNASVKDKIFVKATYGGLSDQETHYKHRIRFDKFNTTTNTATVEQQNIHNELITQYIGLDLGGKHQLANGKLDWSLANYRNSFAYGNVPDKQDNSYFLIQFNQSGVGVRPEYINNKALANGGAGSPRAYWAADGGMMDPKNPKSVFDFYSDPNFKTDPNKMKFSTLELYKIEITERDNIIATLNYEHVFKDELKFKFGVKITDKERIATFRDEYYNWTGSPTPYLSSFSKDLIDQPGGTDYFKKELGTNIGSSFGSVLSADGMTNLFHSSKANLVLNTDDSQLPELGKGLGRNFNVAETTSSAYAMSTYTLGDKWTVLGGVRVTNTITAVSGKTLKNDQVVDANNSKSYTSVLPMLHLKYTPTDNMNLRFATTRTFARPNFGDISPAGSLNTIDGEYAGGNPNLNPTYSWNMDLLGEYFLDEVGIINVGVFYKSITDPIFEDTYQGSINGISNIEISAPTNGGNAWIGGVELGITKRFSFLPGFLKYFGTQINATLMDSGMTLAKNKNNPNGRKVSTPYQADELYNVQLFYEKAGFNARAAFNHKGAYAIGFDANAQNTDVNDIYYGKYNSLDLSASYRIGEHFMIFSDVNNLLNEPLLYHFGKTPNRPKQVEYYGVKFNLGIKYTL from the coding sequence ATGAGAACAGTATACAAAATACTTGTTATTTTTGGAATTGCGATGCTTGCGCAAAAAGTATCCGCACAAAACGCTACCGTAACCGCCACGGTGGCAGATGCACAATCTCCGTTGCCTGGAGCCACCGTGGTTTTGTCTACTAATCATAGCACCACCACAGATTTTACGGGCGAGTTTGTGATTAACGATATAAAACCAGGTGCATACCAATTGCAGATTTCGTATATTGGATATGCCCTAAAAGTACTCGATATTACTCTCAAACCAAACCAACGACTAAACTTAGGGATGGTTTATTTAACGACCAACTCCAAAGAATTAAACGAAATTGTGATTACGGGTAGTTTGCGCAATAGTGAAGCTCGAGCTCTAAATATGCAAAAAAAAGCCATGAGTATTGTAAATGTTATTGCTGCAGATGGTATTGGTAAACTACCAGACCGCAATGCTGCCGAAACCGTGCAACGTATCTCAGGAGTATCTATCGAAAAAGACCAAGGCGAAGGGCGTTTTGTGTCCGTGAGAGGTTTGCCTCCTTTTTGGTCTTCGACAACCATCAATGGCAACCGAATACCTACTGCCGAAGAAGAAACTACCTCAAGAGCCACAGCATTTGATTTTTTTCCGTCGGATCTAATTGCCTACGTAGAGGCTACCAAAGCCATCACACCCGATATGGATGGAGATGCTATTGGCGGAAGTGTTAATTTTATTACACAAACGGCACCTAGCCAAAAAACATTTAAAGCAAGCGTGTTTAGTGGCTACAACCAAAAGGCAGACAAAGGTATTTATAGTGGTTCTGTAACTATGGGTAACAAAAGTAAAAACAAAAAATGGGGCTATATTGTTAACGGAACCTATTGGAACCGAAATTGGGCAACAGACAACTATGAAGCCAGAAGAAAGGGTGATCAAGGGATTTATCGTCTGGAATTAAGAGATTATACTGGTGTCCGAAAAACAATGGGACTAAATGGTGCCATGGAGTTTAATGCTTCTGTGAAAGATAAAATTTTTGTAAAAGCAACCTACGGCGGGCTTTCGGACCAAGAGACCCATTACAAACACCGCATACGGTTTGACAAATTTAATACCACAACCAATACCGCAACGGTTGAGCAACAAAATATTCATAACGAATTAATTACGCAATATATTGGACTAGATTTGGGCGGAAAACACCAATTAGCCAACGGAAAACTAGACTGGAGTTTGGCCAATTATCGCAATAGTTTTGCCTACGGAAACGTTCCGGACAAGCAAGATAATAGCTATTTTTTGATTCAGTTTAATCAAAGTGGAGTAGGAGTAAGACCAGAATATATAAACAACAAAGCCTTAGCCAATGGTGGCGCAGGAAGCCCTAGAGCATATTGGGCTGCAGATGGCGGAATGATGGATCCCAAAAATCCAAAATCGGTATTTGATTTCTATTCGGACCCTAACTTTAAGACCGATCCAAACAAAATGAAATTTTCGACCTTAGAGTTGTATAAAATTGAAATTACCGAACGAGACAATATCATTGCTACCCTAAATTATGAACACGTATTTAAGGACGAACTTAAATTTAAATTTGGTGTAAAAATTACCGACAAAGAGCGTATTGCCACCTTTAGAGACGAATATTATAATTGGACCGGATCTCCAACGCCGTATTTGTCCAGTTTTAGTAAGGATTTGATTGACCAACCCGGAGGAACGGATTATTTTAAGAAAGAATTAGGCACCAACATTGGTTCTAGTTTTGGGAGTGTGTTATCTGCCGATGGAATGACTAATTTGTTCCACTCCTCGAAGGCTAATTTGGTTCTAAATACCGACGATTCGCAATTGCCCGAATTAGGCAAAGGCTTAGGCCGAAACTTTAATGTTGCCGAAACTACCTCTTCTGCCTATGCTATGTCTACCTATACCTTGGGTGACAAATGGACTGTTCTGGGAGGTGTGCGTGTAACCAATACCATTACTGCAGTATCTGGCAAAACCCTAAAAAACGACCAAGTAGTAGATGCAAATAATAGCAAAAGCTATACCTCTGTGCTGCCAATGTTGCATCTAAAATATACTCCAACAGACAATATGAACCTTCGTTTTGCTACCACCAGAACGTTTGCCAGGCCAAACTTTGGAGACATATCGCCAGCAGGTTCTCTAAACACCATAGATGGAGAGTACGCAGGAGGCAACCCAAACTTAAATCCAACCTATTCTTGGAACATGGATTTATTGGGAGAATATTTTTTGGACGAAGTAGGGATTATCAACGTGGGGGTATTTTATAAATCCATCACAGACCCTATTTTTGAAGATACCTACCAAGGGAGTATCAACGGAATTTCGAATATTGAAATTAGCGCTCCCACAAATGGTGGCAATGCTTGGATTGGCGGCGTAGAATTAGGTATCACCAAACGATTTAGCTTTTTGCCAGGATTCTTGAAATATTTTGGAACACAAATCAATGCTACTCTAATGGATTCTGGGATGACTTTGGCAAAAAACAAAAACAATCCAAACGGTCGTAAAGTATCTACACCATACCAAGCGGATGAGCTCTATAACGTACAATTGTTTTATGAAAAAGCTGGTTTTAATGCTCGTGCAGCCTTTAATCACAAAGGAGCTTATGCCATTGGTTTTGATGCTAATGCCCAGAATACCGATGTTAACGATATTTATTACGGAAAATACAACTCCTTAGATTTGTCTGCCTCTTACAGAATTGGAGAACATTTTATGATTTTTAGTGATGTTAATAACCTGCTAAACGAACCCTTGTTATACCATTTTGGAAAAACACCCAACAGACCCAAACAAGTAGAATATTATGGAGTTAAATTTAATTTAGGGATCAAATATACCCTCTAA